In the Populus trichocarpa isolate Nisqually-1 chromosome 1, P.trichocarpa_v4.1, whole genome shotgun sequence genome, one interval contains:
- the LOC18109373 gene encoding uncharacterized protein LOC18109373 isoform X2 produces the protein MDSIKPLAPSRRVSKSKHRKQYWNRERRETMERLKTDMIEIGEGQKRIREGQREIRQKFEEIGSECRRLKEETINIAKQSDYNQVRINLMFSILKAREDNNIAHADHLTGLLRKEMEKQEQGKPGLVG, from the exons ATGGATTCCATCAAGCCTTTAGCCCCGAGCCGCAGGGTTTCCAAGTCCAAACACAGGAAACAATATTGG AACAGAGAGAGGAGGGAAACAATGGAACGATTGAAAACAGATATGATCGAGATCGGTGAGGGGCAAAAACGCATCAGAGAAGGGCAACGTGAAATAAGACAAAAGTTTGAAGAGATAGGATCTGAATGCCGCAGGCTCAAAGAGGAGACGATCAACATTGCCAAGCAGAGTGATTACAACCAAGTCAGGATCAACCTGATGTTTAGCATCTTGAAAGCCCGTGAGGACAACAACATTGCCCATGCTGATCACCTTACTGGGCTCCTCCG CAAGGAAATGGAAAAGCAGGAACAAGGAAAGCCAGGCCTGGTTGGCTGA
- the LOC18109373 gene encoding uncharacterized protein LOC18109373 isoform X1, protein MDSIKPLAPSRRVSKSKHRKQYWKNRERRETMERLKTDMIEIGEGQKRIREGQREIRQKFEEIGSECRRLKEETINIAKQSDYNQVRINLMFSILKAREDNNIAHADHLTGLLRKEMEKQEQGKPGLVG, encoded by the exons ATGGATTCCATCAAGCCTTTAGCCCCGAGCCGCAGGGTTTCCAAGTCCAAACACAGGAAACAATATTGG AAGAACAGAGAGAGGAGGGAAACAATGGAACGATTGAAAACAGATATGATCGAGATCGGTGAGGGGCAAAAACGCATCAGAGAAGGGCAACGTGAAATAAGACAAAAGTTTGAAGAGATAGGATCTGAATGCCGCAGGCTCAAAGAGGAGACGATCAACATTGCCAAGCAGAGTGATTACAACCAAGTCAGGATCAACCTGATGTTTAGCATCTTGAAAGCCCGTGAGGACAACAACATTGCCCATGCTGATCACCTTACTGGGCTCCTCCG CAAGGAAATGGAAAAGCAGGAACAAGGAAAGCCAGGCCTGGTTGGCTGA